A stretch of DNA from Anopheles ziemanni chromosome 3, idAnoZiCoDA_A2_x.2, whole genome shotgun sequence:
TTGAGATGGAAAGATATAAACACCTGGCTCTGACCAATATCGCACCGATCGCGAGAGGTGTTAATTGTGCGGTCgttaaaaagatgaaataaAGCGAAACACCTCTCGGGCACGGAATTTTGCCGGATCCGTTTGTTTCTCCTCCAGTGGACCAGGACTAATTAGTCTTTCGAAGTTTTTGTCCAAATGGGTGTAGGAGAGTAAGCCGCCGTTCGGTGCGACCAATTCAACGGTGCAGGGAGTGATCTTATCTGGCCGGAACATTGCATCACCTAAATTGGCGTGAGTTGcaggggaaagaaaacactcACCAGTGATTTGCCGTTGTCGCAGCTTTGGTGGTGGACTCGCGGGCGCTGCATGCTGTTTCGTTTCGCCGCGGAGTGTGCTGATGATGCGGTCGTGGTCTTCGAGGGTCGGATAGGTAACGATAGTTTCGGACTCCTCCGAGGTGGGGCTGGCCGGTGGCGTGGGTGACAGTGTCGACGTCGAGGAGGAAAGTGAATCGTCCAGTGTTTCTTCGACACCGAGTCCGCGACCGTTTGCACGATTTGCCCGTTCGTCCATCAGTTCTTCCATCGTGAGATCACGGGACAAGGTGCTACTGCTGttactactgctgctgttgctgtggcTTCTGCGAAGTATCTGCAACCGCCTCAAACCAACAGCCGGTGGAACAACATGTGCCGCGTTTGTTAGCGTTATCATGGCCGGTGCGACCGGAACCGTCGTCTGCACCCGTTCCCACTCGAATTGACCGTTCTGCAGCGGTCGCTCGCTCTGAAAATCGAAGCTCCACTTTTTGCTCTTCGCCTCCAACTGCTCCTTTAGGTGCTGGTCGACATACCTACGAGAAAAGGCAAAAGGAAGAACTTTATGTAAACACCACCATTGAAGCAATCGGGCACTGGGaggaaaatttctttttgcaaCACTTACTGTTTGACCGATGCTGATTCGACCTTTCCGAAGAGGTTCGCCTTGGCACGATTAATCCGGCCCGGTTTTGGCCGCATCGACGCTTGAATTCGTGGGGGGGCCGGCGACTGGTGCACTCGCTGTACCATTTGACTGTAAACCTGGGCTCCCATGATCGCTATTATCTGTTTTCCGTGTTCCAACTAACAAATGTTCACACCCTCTGCTAAACTCGACGCACAACCTGTTTTGGCGTTTTTCGGCGCAAATGTTTTTCTCTCGTACTTCTGTTTATATACAACACTTCTTTTTACTGCTTCTTTCCTTTCGCAGGAAGACAACCGACACCAGACCGTTGTGGATCGAAGTGTGCGGCGTAATCACTACGATGGTGATGTGGGTTTAGGGGGGAAAATGGCGCCCCTCGCGTTGCTAAAACACGGCCAAGCAGATCTGCTGCCTTCATCCGCAATCATTTATCCAAAAACACACTTGGCACAGTTTCACCGGCGAGGAGTTAATATCGTCACAACCTTAAATAAGGGCgatgggtttttatttcaagcaGCACGGCACACGAAACTGTTGTTGGACAGCAAAGCAGCCTTCTGTTCACACGCACGGCAATGCCCCGCTGCAGAGCGAATGGGACGACTATATTTTCCGCCGTCAGCTAACTCTTTCGATTTCGATGCGCGGTGTGATCGTGTGTGCGTGAGATAGCGCGGGGGTTGCGTTACGCGATGGGCAACTTTTtctacaattttattttacctcaaACGTTGAGGTTATGGTTGCGCGAATCGATAAACGAATGTGTGAAAATATTACACTTGTCCTTTGCACAGTTCTTCTTGGAAGGATGTTTGCTAACGCGAAGGTTAtacaatttttccttttcgaacgCACAAACACGGGTCGGTAGGGTGGGGTAGGAAGGTAACGCACACACGGTGCTGTAGTTCTAACGCACAAACACGGCCTTAGGCTTTCCACTTACTTCCCAACTTGTAGAGTAACTTTCTCTAAGCAATTCGTTTGAACTAGATTGATGAGGAAGGTCACGTAAAGTACTGCAACAAAGCGAAAACTTGATCCACCGCACAACAAACACACTCGATACGAAATAAAGCAACACACTGCACTGCTTTCGATCGCCGTAACGCCAGTAACGCACGTACGGCCGCTGTATTCTCGACGATGTTGTTGATCACGACGTTGTTATAACTTTCTTCGGTTATATTAGCACGTTCCGTAGACAAACTATTTTTTCCAATCTTAAACACCTCTACAAAAAACTCGCTGAACCAAAAAGGCAGAGCTCACAACGCTACGAAGCCAACCTTTCGGTTGAAGATGTCGAACCCTGACTAAACCGACGCTTTCAACTGAACTGCTGCGATAGTTGCTTTTTTCGTCTCTCTACACAGGTCGTTACGCACACTGCTCAACGCACCCTCGAAAACGAGTTTGTACACGCACACTACTTTACGGAGCGACAGACTCTACGGATTTTGACGTTTCTTACAAAGGAAAGGTATTGTGATAAGAATTATTATGTAGAaagaatttc
This window harbors:
- the LOC131287187 gene encoding uncharacterized protein LOC131287187, which translates into the protein MGAQVYSQMVQRVHQSPAPPRIQASMRPKPGRINRAKANLFGKVESASVKQYVDQHLKEQLEAKSKKWSFDFQSERPLQNGQFEWERVQTTVPVAPAMITLTNAAHVVPPAVGLRRLQILRRSHSNSSSSNSSSTLSRDLTMEELMDERANRANGRGLGVEETLDDSLSSSTSTLSPTPPASPTSEESETIVTYPTLEDHDRIISTLRGETKQHAAPASPPPKLRQRQITEFLKERKRLSSSSVERISVKKVRLMGGASTPSSTVTSADVASTSASKN